The DNA segment ACTGGTGAGAAGGCAGAGAAGCAGAAATGACGCACGGCGAGGAGCGAAACAGCGACGACCCACAGCGAGGAGCTGAGTAGCGACGACCGACAGCAAGGGGAGAAGAAGCAGCGGCGGTGCACGCAGGCTGAGGGCTAGGGTTCTTTGATGTTTCAATTTCAAAGCTCAAAGATTCAGATGGGAGAGGAAAGGGAGGACTGGGCTGCGTTTAGGCTTTTGGccatttagttttttttattatttttaataaaggtCAAAACGCGCGTCGTTTTAGAGGGTGCACCAAACcggaaaatatctaaaaaaccGACTGGTTTTGTCGGTTCATTGGTAACTGCCGGTTCGACCGGTTTTTTCACCGATTTTTTGCTAGGTGATTTTTAACGTTACCTGGACCGGATAAGTGATCGGTTTTTGGTTATTCTggttgaaccggccggtccgattcggttttcagaactatgctcatagccaataaatgtacatttcattgcaactcctagggaagacgacccggGATTTAAAACTCCCTATTATTTTGTGTTGATTGTGACATCTTTTGAATTAACATTTGATTATAAGGattcattgttggtttggactatgctactaACGAATTGgttcttgttttgattgattctAAACCATACAATAATTCTCTTATCAATATTCTAGCTTCCAAGATGCTTGTTATTCCATGGGACTACTGTATAATGATAGGAAGTTCATTGCAGCTATTAATGAGGTAGCTGAACTTGCATCTGGTCATCAATTGAGAAAATTATTTGTAATGCTACTGATATCTAATAGCATTAGCAAACCAGAGCATGTTTGAAATGTAACTTGGACATTATTAGCTGATGGGATACTATATGAGAGGAGAAAAGCATTGAAAAACTAAGGTATTTTGtatgtcttttttttaatatcaagattgtattctcttattacttttatttttattaataatattaatggtttattttagatttacttattaaatatttcataaaaCCATCATGTGCTTTTCCTAGGACTAAACATGACTGATGACGAATTGAAAAACCTCAGCCTTATTGAGATTGAAAGAATACTCAATAACAATGCAAGATCTTTAAGAGACTATCAATCAATGTCATATCTTAAGATGTCTGATGTTTACCTTTTTCTAGAATAAGCTAATAGAGGATGAGTTAGCATATGACACAAATGAGTTGACTCATACAAACTTATATACAGAACAAAAGATGACTCATGAGTAAAGGTTAGTATTTGATGAGATACTCAATGCTGTTATTACAAACTCTGGTATTTGTTACTTCATTAATGGGCATGGTAGGTGTGGTAAGATAGTTATTTAGAAtggattttttcttttatttggtctAGAGAAAAGATTGTTTTAAATGTCATATCTAGTGGAATTGCATCTTTACTCCTACCTGGTGGTAGAACGGCTCATTCTAGGTTTTCAATACCCATTATAATTACTAATGAATCTACTTGCAACATCAAGCATGGAAATTTGAAGGCTGATCTGCTCATCCAAAGTAGCTTAATAATTTAGGATCAAGCTCCAATACTCAATAAAATGTGCTTTGAAGCACTTGATCGGACGCTTAGGGATCTTATGTCATTTATCGATCAATATAAGACACATCAACCATTTGGTGGTAAGGTTGTCGTTCTAGGAGGTGATTTCAGACAGATACTTCCGATGATTTCGAAAGGGAGTAGACACAATATATTGTCATCAGCTATTAACTCATTCCATCAGTGGTCGTTCTGTAAGGTTCTGAATCTGCATACGAATATGAGGCTTCTAATGTCTTCTTCATATCAACATGATAGTGAAATAAAGAGATTTGTTAATTGGATACTTGATATTGGAAATAGAAATATTGGTTCTGCTGTTGGTGATGAGTCAGAAGTTGAAATTCCAGATTATCGGCTGATTACAACTGCTGATAAACCTCTCTCTCATTTGATAGACTTTGCATATCTAGATTTGTTGCAAAATATGTCAGATTGTAGGTATTTCTAGAGTAGGACAATTCTTCCACCACGCTTGAGAGTGTCGAGAAAGTAAACGATTTTTTCTTGACAATCTTCctaatgatggaaaaggagtatCTAAGTTCTGACATAACATGTCAAGCTGATGAGAATGAAGATATACAACAAGAGTGGCTCGCACCAGAGTTCCTAAATGACATCAAATATTTGGAACTACCCAATCACAAATTGACTTTGAAGCCAGGAGTTGCTATAATGCTACTGTGAAACATAGACCAGACTTCAGGTTTATGCGACGGGACAAGGTTAATAGTTAAGGAACTTGGCAACAATAAAATTGGAGCGACAGTAGTGACCGATAGAAATATTGGCGACAAAGTGTACATTccaagaatgaacttgatctttTCAGATTCATgattgtcatttaagtttcaatGGAGACAATTTCTATTAACAGTGTGCTTTGCAATGACCATTAATAAGAGTCAGGGTCAATCATTATCATATGTAGAGCTTTACTTGCCAAAATTAGTGTTCACCCATGGACAACTTTACGTTACTTTGTCAATAGTTAAGAGTCGCAGTGGCCTCAAGGTTCTAATTCTGGACGAGGACGGCATTCCAAAGTCATCAACAACAAGTGTCATGtttaaagaagtttttaataatatttagataagaaaaatattattttcattttaataacaTGTTGTGATTTATACTTTTGTACAAATATTTACTgtagatataactaatttatctataacTCTGCTTTCAGACTTGATATAAAATGTGTAACAGGGAGCACAACATCATATGCCAATTGCTTTTCTAATGAGGTTAGTAAAATAGccttttgatataaaatttaatataaatttgacATGTTACTATTAcagttatatatgttcttattttttcatatCTCTTCCTTATAGtttaagaatattataaacttcaaATTGTTCCAtttgtattttactttgaataaagataaaacagTATGTTCAGTACGTTTATTATATAAGGACGATGAGAGTGTTATACCAAACTCGAGAAATTTAcgattatataatattattttcgatTTATCATGTCAAATTTAAATGTAAGATCGTGCATCGCACATGTTTAACACtagtactaaaaaaatattagaccaacttaattaaatttaattataaaaaacttATTCTTATAACAAATCAACAAAGCATTgtgttagaaaaataatatgcgATCAATAAAATGTATCATTTTTGGTCGCTTGACCAACTTTAGATACTAAAACTAAATTCTAAACCAAAATTatatagtagaaaaataaaatattaacctaaaatatttactaatatgaataaaaaaaaagaggagtgTTAGGAGAccaataaattttgtaatttgtagctatcaattagtcattattagtgtttttaattgtgtgagatttcatcaaatggtgtgagattactcacttttcttttactAATTAAGTActggccaaattttaataaaagtactgATTCCTAAACTTTCTCTCAAAAAAAAGTATCAACTccaaatataatacaaaaaaaatactttccTCTAAAATAAGCACCAACGATATACTAAACACACTGCATGCAACCAAAATTCTTAAGTTATGTCTCATTGTTGGTTTaattatttagaaagaaaaaaaaataatgctacacatccaaatttttttgttaatcaagTTCACTAAATTgatttaatataacaaaaattagttataGTTAGCATTATTTCAAATcctattatttaatttagttaaacttaattcataaaaagatttgaatatgTAGCATTATTATGAAAGAAAATAGGCTAATGAGAgagatttcattttttttaaatctttggGTGCATAGATTTGCAATTTCATTAGTAGTAAGAGAAAGTGAGAAACTGGGAAACCGATACTCTCAGTGATCAAATCTGTACATGCTATTTTGGGaaacattaatttattttatttttcttaactaGGGTGCaacaattttgaattttatattttatatgcaCTAATTACAAACATTACATGAACACCAGAGATAGGAAGGAAGTTACAACAGTAGGAGCGGAAGATAATGTGCATGGTACCCGGAAAATGCTGGTGCGAgctaagtttaaaaaaaaaagataatacatAATGATTTTTAATCTATCATTTTTTGATTCTCCATCCATGTCAAATTGTATAGAAGTATATGAACAGAAGTAACTAGAGACGTGGATGtgagtttgtttgttttgttccATTCCATAGGATAAtacagagagagaaaaataaaaaaggaaaaaaaaaagaagcctGAATTGTAAGTAAAATACACAAACaggaaaaaattaataaataaataaatagaaagaaagaaaaaaaaagttgtggCTGCAGTTTGTCTATCAATTCCATTCATTGTATCCCCACTCAGTTAACCAATCCTCTTCAATTGCTCTTCATTCTAttttatctctctctctctctccttggACCTTTCTCAGTGTCTCTCATCATCTTCCCCATGTTGCAACTTGGGTAAAAGAACCCCAAAGATAATTGGAGAATTTTTCTTCCAAAGATTGTCCACCCCCCAAAGTGTTGGAGAGaaacaagtaaagaaagaaGATAAGTGGCAAGGCTCAAATATCAAActctgctttttcttttttttctttttttcttttacctcTTTTTGCTTAGAAaggaactaaaaataaaaggaagcagaaagagagaaagaaaaaagctaAACAGCATTTATTTCTCGGTAATTGGCATGGTTAAGAGATCTGGTACATATATAGTATAGGATAGGATAGCATATAGTATAGTGTGTATAGTGGTAGGGGTAATTTAGGAAATTATGTCAGGGGGTGGGGGTTGCAGCATAGTGTGGTTCAGGAGAGATCTGAGGGTAGAGGATAACCCAGCACTAGCTGCAGGTGTTAGAGCTGGAGCAGTAGTTGCTGTGTTCGTATATGCCCCTGAGGAAGAAGGACAATACTACCCCGGAAGGGTATCAAGGTGGTGGTTAAAGAACAGCTTGACTCACCTTGATTCTTCTCTTAGAAGCCTTGGTACCCCTCTCATCACTAAAAGATCCACTGATAGTGTTTCTTCTCTTTTGGATGTTGTTAAGTCCACTGGAGCTACTCAACTCTTCTTTAACCATTTATATGGTAACTTATCTATTCTTCCTTTTAATGGTTATCAAACTTCTTGTGAACTTTTACTGACTTTATAAGTTTAGTTTCTTGAATCGGTTCTactattttactattttaaatttgagtaaGTTCTATCAATTTATGCTCTACTGCATATATATGATGCAAAGGATTTTGGTAAGTTTAGTAATGAAACAACATATGCAATATTATAGGATTCTTGTTTGTATCAATTCGAATAGTTTATTATTTGCTTAACTTGTCTTTTACTTTTTATGGTATGGCAGCAATTTAGGAAACGCGACATTACTTTTTGGTATTTATGAGTCCATATCGTTTCTTAATGAATCATATAAGATGCTTTATCATGTTCATCTGTGATAGCTATTTATCTTTTGTGGTTCTTTTTCATAATCTCTGTTTCAGCTTCATGATGATACGTTACCTGAATTCATCGTTTTGTGTTTGCAAAccgaaataataatatattataggACAGGGTGGAAAAAAGAACTTTGTCTAAatgttcatttatttatttaatttttggcaAATTTGTGTGGTTGTTTGCAGATCCATTGTCACTTATCAGGGATCACAGAGCAAAGGAGGTTCTGACTGCACAAGGCATAACCGTTCGTTCCTTCAATTCCGATTTGTTATATGAGCCGTGGGATGTCAATGATTCCAATGGCCAACCATTCACAactttttctgctttttgggAAAGATGCCTTAGCATGCCTTATGACCCACAAGCACCTCTTCTCCCACCTAAAAGGATTATTCCAGGTCtaccttttctctctctcaccaTTGAAACTCACAGTTATATGAATTCACTGATTAGGTGCATATTGCATGCCAGTTCGCCCACCAATTCACAATTCATTTGTATATTGCAGCGTCGTGGGTATACTTCCCACATAACATATTTTACATGTGCGTACCGTATTGCGTTTCGTATAACTATTGTTTGAACTAGGAGCTATATATACTTAACTACTTTTTTAAGGTGATGGGTGAGCAagctaaaatttttttgttaacatgGCAATACGTAAttacatttttggatttttctttttaaattgacGGTGCATCAAAGCTGAATTCAAAAGCATCCTCAAAATGGAGTTGGTTCAAGTGTTAGATGCTTGATTCCCCTTAAGAGGTCTTAGCCTCTTAGGTTCGTCATGTTGATGGAAACATTCTCCACTTGAAGAGTTAGTCCCACTATGATGTGGATGTTTCCAGCTCATATTGGAACTCTTCCTGCAGAGGATAGTTGTGGCCTTTTATGGGGAAAAAGTGTAAACTAAACCAAACTAATAGGCATCAAAATATGCTTGTTCAATGatggttattttatttcaatatatTCTTATAGAGGTGTTGAATTCTAGCTACTGATATCAAAATTGGCTTATTCTGCAAAAAACTGTGTTTATGTGATTAGTTCTTTGATGGGTCATGCTATGGTCAaaagtatttttcaataaaaaaggaAAGATTGTTCTTTTTACactagaaagaaaataaataaataaaagcatcaTATGCAATGCACATTTGTCTAGATACTGATATTCACGTGCTAAATACAACTCTTTCGGTCTTTTCAGGAGATGTATCAAGGTGTCAGGGTGATACACTGGTGTTTGAAGATGAATCCGAGAAAGCAAGCAATGCACTTCTTGCACGAGCATGGTCACCAGGGTGGAGCAATGCTGATAAGGCCTTAACAGCATTTATAAACGGCCCCCTGATTGAGTATGCAAAGAATCGCAGGAAGGCCGATAGTGCCACAACCTCATTCCTCTCCCCACATTTGCATTTTGGCGAGGTGAGTGTCAAGAAAGTTTTCCATCTCGTCCGAATCAAGCAAGTCCTTTGGGCCAATGAAGGAAACCAGGCTGGTGAAGAAAGTGTGAATTTGTTTCTTAAGTCTATTGGTCTTAGAGAATATTCAAGGTACATCAGTTTCAACCACCCTTATAGTCATGAAAGGCCTCTTCTTGGTCACCTTAAGTTCTTTCCTTGGGTTATAAACGAGAGCCATTTCAAGGCATGGCGACAAGGCAGGACAGGCTATCCTTTGGTGGATGCTGGCATGAGAGAGCTATGGGCCACTGGCTGGCTGCATGATCGAATTCGTGTCGTggtttccagtttttttgtgaAGGTTCTGCAGCTTCCTTGGAGATGGGGAATGAAATATTTTTGGGATACGCTCTTGGATGCAGATCTTGAGAGCGATGCTCTTGGTTGGCAGTACATATCTGGTACTCTTCCTGATGGCCGTGAATTCGACCGAATAGATAATCCACAGGTAAAGGAGACGTTGCTTATGTATAGAAGATGCATAATCTAGATTTATATTGGCCATTTGGATGGATGATAATCTGTTTCCATGTCTCTTATTCTTTTGGATATTGGATCTCTACAAGGAAATCCATGTCTTGTTATGCATAATCCAGATACACTTTCTTTCATTTGTATAGATTTTAGTTTACAAAGTTTATATTCTTCTGTCTGCCATTGATATGTTTTCCAAGGTGAACtacaaaaataatcataaaaagaaTGTCTTTTTCCCCCATCTAAAACTTCCCTGTTGAAAAATTTGGACTAATCATGCATTCCAGTGACCTATGTATGGTCAAATATGTGATTATTCACAACTTTGCAAATTGAATAGTCccttgttctttctttttgcaatttttttaattcatgtcCTTGTAACTCCAATTTCTATGGCAATAGGCTTGAATTTTGAGATTGTGATAACAAGCTTTGATATTGGCATTTTGATTTATATGATGCTGccaaattcttgaagatgatatATTTCTAGTGACTTAGTTGTGTACTCATTTCAATTGTTGGATTTTCCAGTTTGAGGGATACAAGTTTGATCCAAATGGAGAATATGTTCGACGCTGGCTTCCTGAACTTTCTAGATTGCCAACTGAATGGATACATCATCCATGGAATGCACCTGAATCTGTACTCCAAGCTGCTGGAATCGAACTTGGTTCTAACTACCCTCTTCCAATTGTGGGAATAGATGCAGCAAAAGCAAGACTTCAAGAAGCACTTATACAAATGTGGCAACTAGAAGCAGCTTCAAGAGCAGCAATCGAAAATGGAGTTGAGGAAGGGCTTGGAGACTCCACCGAATTGGCCCCCATTGCTTTCCCTGAAGATATACAGATGGAGGAAAGCCATGAACCTGTTAGGAACAATCCCCCGGTTGGTCCTAGGCGTTACGAGGATCAGATGGTCCCCAGTATGACTTCTTCCCTGGTGAGGGTGGAAGAGGAAGAGGCTTCCTCAGTTCTTCGAAACTTGGCAGAAGAAAGCAGAGCTGAAGTGCCAACTAATGCAACTGCACAACAAAATGCAAGAGAGACGGTGAACCAAGGAGTGTTGCAGAATGTTAATAGAAACACACAAGTACAGCATAATAATACTACAGCGTGGCTGAGAAATGCGGCTGAAGATTCGACAGCAGAATCTTCAAGTAGTACTAGGAGAGAAAGGGATGGAGGAGTAGTTCCAGTATGGTCTCCCCCGTCTTCTAGTTATGCAGAGCCATTTGTAGATGATGAGAGTGGAATAGGAGCCAGTTCATCATACTTGCAGAATCATCCTCAGTCGCACAGATTAATGAATTGGACACGGCTACCTCAAACTGGGTGAGATTTCTCAAAGCACTTAGTTCTTTTTACTTGCAGAATCATCTTATGTATAAATCCTGCCAGGCATTTTCATTCATGTGTCCTATTTTCCAATCATTCACAAGGtgtttgaaaacattttgagcAAGAGTAATGAATTCAATTCTATTGTAAACTCAAATCCATGTGTTGGAACACcttgtattattattaatgaattGAATTATGAT comes from the Arachis duranensis cultivar V14167 chromosome 7, aradu.V14167.gnm2.J7QH, whole genome shotgun sequence genome and includes:
- the LOC107459148 gene encoding cryptochrome-1 isoform X2, producing the protein MSGGGGCSIVWFRRDLRVEDNPALAAGVRAGAVVAVFVYAPEEEGQYYPGRVSRWWLKNSLTHLDSSLRSLGTPLITKRSTDSVSSLLDVVKSTGATQLFFNHLYDPLSLIRDHRAKEVLTAQGITVRSFNSDLLYEPWDVNDSNGQPFTTFSAFWERCLSMPYDPQAPLLPPKRIIPGDVSRCQGDTLVFEDESEKASNALLARAWSPGWSNADKALTAFINGPLIEYAKNRRKADSATTSFLSPHLHFGEVSVKKVFHLVRIKQVLWANEGNQAGEESVNLFLKSIGLREYSRYISFNHPYSHERPLLGHLKFFPWVINESHFKAWRQGRTGYPLVDAGMRELWATGWLHDRIRVVVSSFFVKVLQLPWRWGMKYFWDTLLDADLESDALGWQYISGTLPDGREFDRIDNPQFEGYKFDPNGEYVRRWLPELSRLPTEWIHHPWNAPESVLQAAGIELGSNYPLPIVGIDAAKARLQEALIQMWQLEAASRAAIENGVEEGLGDSTELAPIAFPEDIQMEESHEPVRNNPPVGPRRYEDQMVPSMTSSLVRVEEEEASSVLRNLAEESRAEVPTNATAQQNARETVNQGVLQNVNRNTQVQHNNTTAWLRNAAEDSTAESSSSTRRERDGGVVPVWSPPSSSYAEPFVDDESGIGASSSYLQNHPQSHRLMNWTRLPQTG
- the LOC107459129 gene encoding uncharacterized protein LOC107459129, whose protein sequence is MCFEALDRTLRDLMSFIDQYKTHQPFGGKVVVLGGDFRQILPMISKGSRHNILSSAINSFHQWSFCKVLNLHTNMRLLMSSSYQHDSEIKRFVNWILDIGNRNIGSAVGDESEVEIPDYRLITTADKPLSHLIDFAYLDLLQNMSDCRYF
- the LOC107459148 gene encoding cryptochrome-1 isoform X1, whose translation is MSGGGGCSIVWFRRDLRVEDNPALAAGVRAGAVVAVFVYAPEEEGQYYPGRVSRWWLKNSLTHLDSSLRSLGTPLITKRSTDSVSSLLDVVKSTGATQLFFNHLYDPLSLIRDHRAKEVLTAQGITVRSFNSDLLYEPWDVNDSNGQPFTTFSAFWERCLSMPYDPQAPLLPPKRIIPGDVSRCQGDTLVFEDESEKASNALLARAWSPGWSNADKALTAFINGPLIEYAKNRRKADSATTSFLSPHLHFGEVSVKKVFHLVRIKQVLWANEGNQAGEESVNLFLKSIGLREYSRYISFNHPYSHERPLLGHLKFFPWVINESHFKAWRQGRTGYPLVDAGMRELWATGWLHDRIRVVVSSFFVKVLQLPWRWGMKYFWDTLLDADLESDALGWQYISGTLPDGREFDRIDNPQFEGYKFDPNGEYVRRWLPELSRLPTEWIHHPWNAPESVLQAAGIELGSNYPLPIVGIDAAKARLQEALIQMWQLEAASRAAIENGVEEGLGDSTELAPIAFPEDIQMEESHEPVRNNPPVGPRRYEDQMVPSMTSSLVRVEEEEASSVLRNLAEESRAEVPTNATAQQNARETVNQGVLQNVNRNTQVQHNNTTAWLRNAAEDSTAESSSSTRRERDGGVVPVWSPPSSSYAEPFVDDESGIGASSSYLQNHPQSHRLMNWTRLPQTG